One genomic window of Streptomonospora nanhaiensis includes the following:
- the xylA gene encoding xylose isomerase has translation MNDYQPVPEDKFSFGLWTVGWPGVNTFGQAVRPPLDGAEAVRRLADLGAYGITFHDDDLFPPGTGAAEREQILTRFRAALDETGLTVPMMTTNLFSHPVFRDGGFTSNSRDVRRYALRKVIRNVDLAAELGARTYVCWGGMDGAESEAGKDDRAALDRLREAFDILCGYVREKGYDLRFALEPKPNEPRGDVLLPTVGHALAFINELEHPEMVGLNPEVGHEQMAGLNFVHGIAQALWHGKLFHIDLNGQRGVKYDQDLRFGAGDVKEAFFLVDLLETAGYDGPRHFDFKPPRTEDMSGVWESAAACMRNYLILREKAAAFRADPEVAKALEAARVAELAQPTLAPGESLEDLLAEDLDLAAAGERGYHFERLDQLAMDHLFGVR, from the coding sequence ATGAACGACTACCAGCCGGTGCCGGAGGACAAGTTCAGCTTCGGCCTGTGGACCGTGGGCTGGCCCGGAGTGAACACCTTCGGCCAGGCGGTCCGGCCGCCGCTGGACGGCGCCGAGGCGGTGCGCCGGCTCGCCGACCTGGGAGCCTACGGGATCACCTTCCACGACGACGACCTGTTCCCGCCCGGCACCGGCGCCGCCGAGCGCGAGCAGATCCTCACGCGGTTCCGCGCGGCGCTGGACGAGACCGGGCTGACCGTGCCGATGATGACGACCAACCTGTTCAGCCACCCGGTGTTCCGCGACGGCGGCTTCACCTCCAACAGCCGCGACGTGCGCCGCTACGCCCTGCGCAAGGTGATCCGCAACGTCGACCTGGCGGCCGAGCTGGGCGCGCGCACCTACGTGTGCTGGGGCGGCATGGACGGCGCGGAGTCCGAGGCGGGCAAGGACGACCGCGCGGCGCTGGACCGGCTGCGCGAGGCGTTCGACATCCTGTGCGGCTACGTGCGCGAGAAGGGCTACGACCTGCGGTTCGCGCTGGAGCCCAAGCCCAACGAGCCGCGCGGCGACGTCCTGCTGCCCACGGTGGGCCACGCGCTGGCGTTCATCAACGAGCTGGAGCACCCCGAGATGGTCGGCCTCAACCCCGAGGTCGGCCACGAGCAGATGGCCGGGCTGAACTTCGTCCACGGCATCGCCCAGGCGCTGTGGCACGGCAAGCTGTTCCACATCGACCTCAACGGCCAGCGGGGCGTGAAGTACGACCAGGACCTGCGCTTTGGCGCGGGCGACGTCAAGGAGGCGTTCTTCCTGGTCGACCTGCTGGAGACCGCGGGCTACGACGGTCCGCGCCACTTCGACTTCAAGCCCCCGCGGACCGAGGACATGTCGGGCGTGTGGGAGTCGGCCGCGGCCTGCATGCGCAACTACCTGATCCTGCGCGAGAAGGCGGCGGCGTTCCGCGCCGACCCCGAGGTCGCCAAGGCGCTGGAGGCGGCGCGGGTGGCCGAGCTGGCCCAGCCGACGCTGGCGCCGGGCGAGTCGCTGGAGGACCTGCTGGCCGAGGACCTCGACCTGGCGGCGGCGGGCGAGCGCGGCTACCACTTCGAGCGGCTGGACCAGCTGGCGATGGACCACCTGTTCGGCGTGCGCTAG